A region of Epinephelus fuscoguttatus linkage group LG1, E.fuscoguttatus.final_Chr_v1 DNA encodes the following proteins:
- the tmem74b gene encoding transmembrane protein 74B, which yields MESSFNAVELRELRGGGGQRGLSPTPASVPWTAATACCAARGFENASYQQDEEHEHHQQGATVSAACPPSTSGNSKGEQQHQELSPRSYDEEEGGGGQEEGQDFAEFNPADDHSADYGFIFALVFLVSGIVLVVIAYTIPREAKVDPDSVSARQMEKLEMYYAQLGSHLDKCIIAGLGLLTLGGMFLSVLLMVSICRGEMYRRRAAFVRPKRTYGSINLRMKQLATGEAVGGGEGEDGGEEFLVEHAKTRNNTQPGPSRDFKSEPGPSRNPPPPAASSSSAPSAAAHGDN from the exons ATGGAGTCCTCTTTTAACGCCGTAGAGCTCCGGGAGCTGCGGGGCGGAGGAGGCCAGCGAGGTTTGTCTCCGACGCCGGCCTCAGTGCCCTGGACAGCGGCTACAGCGTGCTGCGCCGCCCGGGGCTTCGAGAACGCCTCGTACCAGCAGGACGAGGAGCACGAGCAccaccagcagggggcgactgtGTCCGCGGCATGTCCGCCATCAACGTCAGGCAACAGCAAG ggggagcagcagcatcaggaaCTCTCTCCGCGATCGTATGATGAGGAGGAAGGAGGTGGAGGGCAGGAGGAAGGCCAGGACTTCGCCGAGTTCAACCCTGCTGATGACCACTCCGCGGACTACGGTTTTATCTTTGCCCTGGTGTTCCTGGTGAGCGGGATCGTCCTAGTGGTCATCGCCTACACCATCCCCAGAGAGGCCAAGGTCGACCCAGACTCTGTGTCAGCCCGACAGATGGAGAAGCTGGAGATGTACTACGCCCAGCTGGGCTCCCACCTGGACAAGTGCATCATTGCGGGCCTTGGCCTGCTGACTCTTGGGGGGATGTTCCTGTCTGTGCTGCTCATGGTGTCCATCTGCCGGGGCGAGATGTACCGTCGCAGGGCGGCATTTGTTCGACCCAAGAGGACTTATGGCTCTATCAACCTGAGGATGAAGCAGCTGGCAACTGGAGAGGCAGtaggaggaggggagggtgaGGATGGAGGTGAGGAGTTTTTGGTGGAACACGCAAAGACGAGGAATAACACACAGCCAGGTCCAAGCAGGGACTTCAAATCAGAACCAGGACCAAGCAGGAATCCTCCGCCTCCTGCTGCTTCGTCCTCTTCTGCTCCTTCAGCTGCTGCACATGGAGACAACTAG